The Prevotella melaninogenica ATCC 25845 genome includes a window with the following:
- the nhaA gene encoding Na+/H+ antiporter NhaA, which translates to MRQRVEKKLNQHLMLPIKLFMGREKSGGIVLILSVTLAMILANSNIAESYFHFFEQEVGFIVNGEPYLNYSLHHWINDGLMAMFFFVVGLELKREFIGGELADIRNTILPIGAAIGGMIVPALIFLSLNIGTPQTMGWGIPMATDIAFALGVVYLLGDKVPASAKVFLTTLAIVDDLGAVLVIAFFYTSELSIASLLFGLGFLAVMFIGNRLGIKSLFFYAALGIGGVWVTFLLSGIHATIAAVLAAFMIPADAKINESVYLKRMKKLTRRFEKEEPNEVRTLEEGQVDVLTHIQHDTEIAIPLLQQLEHKMSPIVTFLIMPIFAIANAGISFTDLSLSDIFSTHVALGVTLGLLLGKPIGIIGATFLMVKMRWATLPSAITRRTLLGLGMLASIGFTMSMFISTLAFTDELLMTQAKLGIFLASILGGIGGYVLLNKKSK; encoded by the coding sequence ATGAGACAACGAGTTGAAAAGAAGCTAAACCAGCATTTGATGCTACCGATAAAACTGTTTATGGGTAGGGAGAAGTCAGGAGGTATCGTTCTGATTCTCAGTGTCACCTTAGCAATGATATTGGCAAACAGCAATATTGCTGAGAGCTACTTCCATTTCTTTGAACAGGAAGTAGGCTTTATCGTCAACGGAGAGCCGTATCTGAATTATAGTCTGCACCATTGGATTAATGATGGCTTAATGGCTATGTTCTTCTTTGTGGTCGGCTTAGAGTTGAAAAGAGAATTCATCGGTGGCGAACTGGCTGACATCAGAAACACCATTCTACCTATCGGCGCAGCAATAGGCGGTATGATTGTACCTGCCTTGATATTTTTAAGTCTGAACATAGGTACCCCACAAACGATGGGATGGGGAATACCGATGGCAACTGACATTGCTTTTGCCTTAGGAGTAGTATATCTTTTGGGCGATAAAGTACCCGCATCGGCAAAGGTTTTCCTTACAACGCTTGCCATAGTAGACGACCTTGGAGCTGTGCTTGTCATCGCCTTCTTCTACACTTCCGAACTCTCTATTGCGAGTTTGCTCTTTGGTCTGGGCTTTCTTGCAGTGATGTTTATAGGCAACAGACTCGGTATCAAGAGCCTATTCTTCTATGCCGCACTCGGTATCGGTGGTGTATGGGTAACCTTCTTGCTGTCAGGAATCCACGCAACGATTGCTGCCGTACTTGCTGCCTTTATGATTCCAGCCGATGCAAAGATTAACGAGTCGGTCTATCTCAAGCGTATGAAGAAACTGACAAGACGTTTCGAGAAAGAGGAACCTAACGAGGTGAGAACCTTGGAGGAGGGACAGGTGGACGTGCTGACACATATACAGCACGACACCGAGATTGCAATACCTTTGCTGCAACAGCTTGAACATAAGATGTCACCTATCGTTACCTTCTTGATCATGCCTATCTTTGCAATTGCCAATGCTGGTATCAGCTTTACGGATTTAAGTCTATCTGACATCTTCTCTACCCACGTAGCACTCGGAGTGACATTGGGTCTGCTCTTAGGAAAACCGATTGGTATTATCGGAGCAACTTTCTTAATGGTAAAAATGCGTTGGGCAACCCTTCCAAGCGCCATCACTCGTCGCACACTGCTGGGCTTAGGTATGCTTGCCTCTATCGGCTTCACCATGTCAATGTTCATCTCTACCCTCGCCTTCACCGACGAGCTATTGATGACACAAGCAAAGTTGGGTATCTTCCTCGCCTCCATCTTAGGTGGAATAGGTGGGTATGTGCTGCTGAATAAGAAAAGTAAGTAA